The DNA sequence GCCTCTCTCACAACCTTTCTGGCATTGCTACAATCAAGAGCTTTACCGCTGAAGCCTACGAGCGCGATCGGGTTTACACCGAAAGTGATGCCTACCGTCGCAGTAATCACAGAGCGATCGCCCTGAGTGTTGCCTTTCAACCAGTGTTGCGATTCTTCATCCTGCTAGGGTTTGTGATGACGCTGTACTTAGGCGGTCGAGAAGTCCTTCAAGGTCGCCTCACTGTAGGTACTTACGGCTTCATGGTGTTTATCGTTTTTATATTCCTCTAAACTCTTCACGCAATTGGGTAATACTCCAACCACTGCCATACACTGAATCTTCTGGATAGCTTTGTGCTAATGACTCCAGCTTAACTTCAGATTTAGGTTGCTCTAGCTCGAACTCCAATTTGTCTATGTCAATTTCAACTTCTGCTGCTTGTGCAGTTTGCAAATCAGGTTGTTTGGGCTTTTCTACTAACTTCTTAATAGGCTGGTTGACTCTAATGATTTTGCTTGAATTCATACTTAGTTGT is a window from the Gloeocapsopsis sp. IPPAS B-1203 genome containing:
- a CDS encoding ABC transporter transmembrane domain-containing protein; translation: MQESKSDRLSHNLSGIATIKSFTAEAYERDRVYTESDAYRRSNHRAIALSVAFQPVLRFFILLGFVMTLYLGGREVLQGRLTVGTYGFMVFIVFIFL